The DNA segment TCGCTCCCCGATCTGGAGAAGATATTCAAATCATCGATCGTTTGTTTATCAGTTATAAAGCTCATTTTATTTACGTTTTCTGCGAATCAGCAACACCATTCCCAATAGGAATATGGTGCCGGGAATCAGCCCATAATACAATATCTCTAAAGTGCTCACCCCTGCTTTGGTCAGCAGCAGTTTATTATCTCTCGATGGCGGGCGGGTCATGTCTACAGGAAATACCCCATCAGCAAACCAGCCAAAAACACTAATGGCAAAAGAGCCGTTCATGACCTCTATATTACTCCTTGCCAGCTCTTTATTGCTAAAGAAATCGGCATCACCGGTTACCACAATCCGTTGTTCCTTGTTCTTCAATTTCCTGCTCAGCATCAAAGAGGAAGGAAAAGCTCCCCGCTCGTCACCCATCTTGGCATCAAACACCAAAGCGGCAGAATCCAGTACAAATTGTCCTTTTTTGATCCAGGCGGTCTTTTCATTCGTCATTAACAGCGGTTGGATCGCAAATGGTCCTTTACTATCATAACTCAGCGCAGCTGCACCTGGCATCGAGATTTTGGATTTTTCTTTATAAGCCTTTTCAAGGGCCGGACTCATGACCACTGCTGCAGCAGCTAAGGTTGGCGTAACCAATCCGTAAGAGAAATCACTGCTTTTTTGCACCAGCGTCCCACTACGCATTTTTACCCCCAGGGAATCCAGTAATGGATTAACAATGGCTTGTTTACCCGGCTCGCCAGCAATCATCAGGTTGCCACCTTCAGCAACATATTTCTGAAGTTTGGCCAATGCAGACGGGCTAAGCTGAACTCTGGGATCACCAATCACCAATGCGGAAATGCCCGCCGGAATCTGTTCATTCTCTAAGGAAACGCTGTCGATATCAAAGCCCATATTGATCATCGAATTCCGGGAAAACTTATTGTTAACCAACATTTTATAATCTCTGTCGCCCGCCTTATCCACGCTCCGCTGATAACCATCTGTAGCGAAAACAACCTTTGGCGGCGTCACAATGAGGCGTTTCAAGGCTGCCGCGATCTCCGGCTCATCAGGCCAGAAAGAAGCATCATCAAAAGTCCTTAGAAAAGTGGTTTTACCTTTATACTTCAGCTGAAATACCAGGCGGTCGTTCTCCCCGCGCAGGTCTACTTCTTTACGGATCTGTTCCGGACTTAAAAATCCGGCCGTATCAACGTCAGCAGCCTTTGCCTGTTCTGCAAACAGGTTTTTTAGGCTTTTCCCTTGATTCATGACATAGAACTGAGGGTCTCTGTAATCGTAATAATAGACCCATTTCAAATTAAGATTAGACTTAAAGCGCAAATAAGGTTCCCATCGGGCAGTAGCTGGAATACGTCCAACAGGAGCGCCAAAACTATAGGAACCATGTAATCCATTGATATAAGCAGTTACCTCAAGCGGCTCATCACCCATCTTTTTTAAGACTTCCTGAGTTGCTTTAACAATCGTATTGGCCTTGGTAAATGTGGCATCATAATAGCCAATTACCGGCTGCCGGGAACTCAGATAGGCCACCCCCAATCCAATACTCAGCACCAGCAAATACCTACCCGCATGATAAATAAAGGGTCTGCTTACCCTGGCCAGCTGTAGTTTGGCAATCGTAAAACCAAGGAAAATTCCCGTAACCACGAAGTAATAGATCACATCACGACTGTTTAGCAGTCCTGCCACCATGCGCTCTGCCCTGCTGGGCATGGAAAGACTATAGGTCAGGTCGCGCACAAAATCAAGACCTTGTCCGAAATTCCCGATATAGTTCATGAAAGCGAGTACCGCAAAAGTACAGATCGCCGCAACCACCTGATACGTAGTGAGGCTGGACATAAAGATCCCGATTGCCGCATAAGTATTTAAGAGTAAATACGCCACAAGCAATGCCACAAGAGGATGCGGAAAATCAAAATTATCTATACATGCGAAACCGATCAGCAGAAAGAGGCACATCAACGCGATGATCACCAAATTATAGAGCAGCATGGCGAGGAACTTGCCATAAACGATCTGACTCAGTTTTACAGGAGAAGAGTACAACAATTTAATGCTTCCGCTGCTGGTTTCCCGGCTGATGATTCCCATGGTAACCAAAGGAGTATACAGAAACAAGCTGGAAAGAATTCCAAAAAAGATCCCAAGGGGAAGATTACCTAACCTCAGGCTCGTGGTAAACAATTTGTCTGTTAAAAAAGAAAAAGCAGGAACATATTGCTGTATATGTTGTATTTCATCTATAGCAGGGATCAGATCAAAACTCATTTTCAGAAACAAGATCATGATCAGCAACCAGGCTATAGGGGAATAAAATAGCAGGCTGAGTTCCAGTCTGGCTATTTGTATTATTTTTTTCATTCGAATATATTTATTAGTTACGGCTTCATTTGTGTGATGATGCTTAGCTCGAGATCCTGGACAATTGGGCAAAAGTTTCATCTAATGAGCTTTTTTCCATACTCAGCTCACGCAAGCGCCATCCTTGCTTTGCGCTTTCCAGCACCAGGGTTTCAGAAATACTGCGGTCGCCGTTAAAATAGAGCCTCAGTTGCTTTTCCGTCAGGTATTCCACTCTTGTAATGCCTTCTATGGCCATCAGACGATCCTCCGCAGGTGCATTTTCCATCAGCACCACCATACTATGCGGTGCCACATAATTGTCAAAAGCTTCCATCGTATCCGAAAAAACGATGCGTCCGCTTTCGATCATCACGATCTGCTTACACAGGTATTGAACTTCGGTAAGGACGTGGGTAGAAAGGATCACCGCCCGCTCTGCAGCAATGTCTTTAATCAGGCCGCGAACTTCGATGATCTGGTTGGGATCGAGGCCATTGGTCGGCTCATCAAACACCACTAATTTTGGATGGTGAATAATGGCCTGGGCAATTCCCACCCTTTGCTTATACCCACCGGATAAGTTCTTGATCAGCCGCTTATTGATATGTGTCAATCCACAGCGTTCTTTCACTTCTTCCATGGCAGATTTCAGTTGTTTAGTGTCTATCGAACGCAGAATTCCACAATGCCTCAGGTACTCATCTACCGTTAAATCCATGTACAATGGCGGGGTCTGAGGCAAAAACCCGATCTCTTGTTTGGCCCGTTCGGGCTCCTTACTCAGGTCGATGCCATTAATGATCACTTCCCCGGCGGTTTGCGATAGGACGCCACAAAGGATGTTCATGGTTGTGGATTTTCCAGCCCCATTGGAGCCTAGCAGTCCTACAATCCCACTCCTTGGGATCTCTATATTGATGTCACGAATAGCCCAGCTGGTACTATAACGGTGCGACAGACCGCTAATACGAACGATTGGTTCCATAGTAGTTAAATTTGGATTAAGAAGATTTATTGGAGAGCAGGCTTAAAAAAGCCTGCTTTTGATTAATAGTCGTCTAACAAAAAAGGTTTTTGTTTTAATACTTCAGCAGTTTCACCGGGTAAACCGATCAGGGCCAGGGTGAAATTCCGGAAACGCCATAAATTATCCTTGGCAAAGCCTACCCCATTTGTGGTATAACTTGCAAGGAGTTTTTGTGTTTCCTGATCCCGGAATTCAAAAGTATATTCTCCGGTTTTTAAGGCTGCAGCGTAGCGCTTATATTCCGTCTCCCCTTTGTACGCCAGCCCTTCTACTTCTTTACGTTCCCCATTGCTAACCAGGTAAACATTTATAGGTTTGCTTTGATAAGACAGGTTCAGAAATTTAATACCGAATGTGCTGTCGGCGACATTGTAAGCAGGAGGAACAAAAGTAGAAAGCAGGTAATCAGGATGCTCAACCGTTCCCATAAAGTATAACCTGTTGATGCTCCCTTGTTTTAATTTAAGGTTCAGGTCGTATAGCGGCTTACTCGTTGGCAATGTATCCGGATAGCGGTACATTGCTAAGGGCTGTTCTTCTTTAGTAATCGCGTATTTATTCAATCCACTAAAAACAGCATAATAAAAAAGCAGTCCGTCATAATAACGATCCAAAGGTTTGGTTCCTCTAAAACTAGTCAACAACTTCGTATCTCCAGGCATCGCATTAAATAGCGACAGGTGACTAATCACAGGTACTTGTTCAGTTTTTTTACAGGAAACAAAAGCAAAGCACAATAAGCTGATTGATAATATAATGTTCAGTTTATAAGTTTTCATGTCGTTCAGTTTAGGGGATTAGTAACCAGGATTTTGAATCAGTTTATTATTTGTCCGTATCTCCGTTAAAGGGATTGGATACAGCAGCTGGTAATCTCCTGCCCAGGGCTGTTTAACAGGAATTACAGAAAGCACATCGTGTGCCCTTCCGGTCCTTTTCAGGTCTAACCAACGGTGGCCCCATTCAGAAAAAAACTCTGTTCTTCTTTCTTTCTCAATCGCAGCGATTACTGTTTCTTTGGAAAGTCCTGCAGGGAGTTCATCAATACCCGCACGACGGCGGATTACATTCAGATCGGCAACCGCAAGATCCAATTGCTGACTGCCCAATGTTAAAGCTTCTGCTCTGATCAGGTATTGTTCTGCCAGTCTCAGCATCGTGTAGTACTCTGTAACCGGACCTCCGATGGACGAATTTCCTATCCCTATTTTGTATTTATAGACAAAATAATTGATTTCCCCGGCTTTAGTCACCGGCATCAGCCAGGAAGACTTTCTCTTATCGTTGTTTTCAAATTTCTGAATAAGGTCGTCCGCAAGACGAACACCAAAATACTCATTCACTATATCCGACAGATAAGGCTTGATCACATAACCTTCGGGTGTGGCGTTCCCACGTACGAGTGTCAGGTTACTGTGCTGCATTTGCCAGATGGCCTCTTCATTATTCTTTAAAAACACCTCATTTAAATCCCCCTTCAATTTAAATAACCCACTTTGATCAATCACTTCTGTTGCAGCGGCAACGGCATTGGTATAATCGCCCATAAAAAGATAGACCCTGGCCAGCATGGCCGTTGCCGCCCATTTGTTCGGACGGATGCGTTCTCCGGTTTTTGATCCGGAAAAATCTGCGGCAAGATCTGATTTGGCATCCTGCAAATCCTTTAACACCTGTGCATAGACTTCCGCCTTTGGCGTACGACTCATTTTAACCGTCTTATTAAAATCATCGGTCAGTACCAATGGTACATCTCCAAAAAAGTTAACCAGGTAGAAATAGGTATAAGCCCTCATGAACTTAGCTTCGGCAGTGAGCTTAATTCTGACCTCCTTGTGGAGCTTTAAAGAAGTAGAAGCTGCAATTCCCTCAATAACGGCGTTGGCATTATAAATATTCTTATAGGCAGTAGTCCAGATATTGGATGTCGCCTGCTCTGACGAGATCAATTTATTCGCATACACTGCGTTAATGTTTACGCCAGAGACATTCAACTCGTCGGCCGACTGGCTGCATAAGGTCGTCGTTGCCCCATTTCCAAAATTTAGTACCTGCTCATTGATCAATTGCGAATAGGCACCAGCCATAGCAGAATTTGCCTGGTTATCATTATCAAAAACCTTGTCCGTAGTAGTGGTATTGATTGGATCAGGAATGTCAATCAAGTCTTTACAGGAAGAAAACATCAGGATGCATACCACCATAAAGCTATATCTGTTTAAATTTCTTTTCATCATCATCTCGTTAGGAATTAAAAATTTACCGAAAGGCCACACAAATAGATTTTGGCGGGTGGAAGCGCCCCAAATTGCTGAATATCAGGATCGAGCCCTTTAACATTGCTGATCACAAATACATTCTGAGCATTTACATATACCCTCAGCGACCCTGCGCCCAATTTCTTTGCCCATTTCTGATCCAGCTCATAAGAAAGTGCCGCGTTAGACAGGCGGAGATAAGAAACCGTTCTATACCTCCCATCAGAATTAAAAAACAGCTGGGTTCCATCATTGAATTTAGTAGTTGGCTTTGGATATAAGGCATGATCACCCGGGGCTTTCCAGTAATTTCCGATCACGTTTTTTGGCAAATTTCCCGGGGCACCCGGATAGACATCTGAGCTAAAATTGGGATCAGCCCCGATAAAGTTATTGTAATTGAAAGATGTACTCAGGCTGAGCCCCTTGTAGGTCAACACATTAGTCAACCCTCCGGTAAATCTTGGAGAAAGATCTAATGCAATATATTGGTCACCACCGCCGGCGCGGCCGCTATTCTGACCAACAACACCATCTCCATTGTAATCTTCCATCTTGTAAAATCCAGTCAGCGGATCTACGCCTAAATAATGAAAAAGATATTGGGTATTGATAGATTTACCCACTTGATGCGTGTTCACATACGGGGAATGTGCGAGGTCAGGATACGAGACCAATATATTCTTGTTTCTGGAACCAAAAAGCGATACCGTCCAGTTAAATTTATCCGTATTCATCACATCCGCATTGATGGTAATGTCCCAGCCTTTATTGTCTACTACTGCAGGCCAGTTGGCCATTACCGTAGGAAAACCAGTATATACCGGCGTAGGGAAATCCGTCAGCTGATTGCCACACCTTTCGCGGTATATCGCAAACTGAGCATTGATCCGGTTGTCTAAAAAACCAATTTGTATGGCAGTTTCCAGTTTTTTATTCACCTGCCATTTGTAATTTGGATTTACCGCCAGTAAACTGATTAAAGGAGCAGTGCCATCATAGTCGGGCAATGGATCGCTATATGGCTTATTTTTAGCCCATTGTGCCAGGTATTTATAATCACCTACCGCATCGCCACCCGTCAAGGCATAACTTCCCCGCAACTTTAAGAAACTGATAAATGAAGGAAGGGCTTTTTTGATCGGCGCTTCTTCCGTTAAAATCCATGCACCTGCAACAGAGCCAAAATCACCGTAGCGGTTGCCAGGTCCAAAGCGGGAAGATCCGTCCCTGCGCCAGTTCATATTGACAATATATTTTGATTTCCAATTGTAGTTAATCCTGCCAAATACCGCCGCCAGTTTATGGTAGCCCACCTCTCCGGTAGGGTTGAAAATCTGAGGCGCCAGGTTAATGGATTCAATAAAATCATCACTATCATAACCAAAGCCCGTCAATGAATTGGCTTTGGTTACATTTTTTTGCAAAGAGCCTGCTAACAATAACTCCAGATTGCCTTCACTTATTTTCAGTTTATAATTTAGCTGTGGTTCTACGACTACATTAAGGTTGTTGGTGCTTCCAAAGCGGTTAGATCCTGTTGGGTTAGTGATCGGGTCCTGCGCATAAATATAACTGAAATACTTCGTGGCATTATTGGTATAGCCGTAACCAAATCTGGTAGAAAAATTCAGGTCTTTTAATATTTCATAACTCAGGTTCAGGTTACCGGTGAAGGTATGGGTATCAGAATAATACGGACCTTCAAGTCCGCCGAAGGGGAACTTACTTGATCCATCGGGACCTCTCCATGGCGCAAAATTCAGTAGCCCGTCAGGTCCATAAATATCCGGTGCATTGGGCGCCAAATTAACCGCAGCAGGAATGGTGGTGGTATTGACCGTAGTATAAGAATAGATAACCCCAAAATTTACCTGAAATTTCCTGTCAGTAGTTTTATGCCCCATGTTAAAGGCCAGTCCGGCCACCTGGTTGCTTCCTTTACTGGTCAGGATCTCTGTCTGTTTTACATAATTGCCACTGAGGCGGAACTGAGTCTGCACATCACCACCGCTCAGGCTCAGCGAAACATTGGATTGTTTCCCAATATTTCCCAAAAGTACTTTTTGCCAGTCTGTATATTTATTCTGGTCCCACAATACCAGATCAGGCGCATTTTCGAGATTTGGAATCAGGTTATCATTCTTAAATGCTTCCTTTCTGAGTTGCAGGTATTCGGCTGTATTGAGTACCTCCCAATGGCGGGTGATGGCAGAAAATCCCTGTTCCAGGGCTGCCGAAAATTTAGTAGCGCCTGGCTTGCCTTTTTTTGTAGTGATCAGAATAACTCCATTCGCTGCCCTTGAACCATAAATCGCAGTGGCATCACCATCTTTCAAAATTTCAATACTCTCTATGTCTTTACTATTGATGCCAAACATCGGGCTTTGGCCTCCGGTAGGAGAAAATCCGTCCTGAACAACACCGGGAGAACCGGTCTGATAATTGGAAGTTCCGCCCAGGTCCAGGGTATTTTGAGGTACCCCATCAATCACATACAAAGGTTCTGAAACGAAAGCAGAATTAATGGTCTTTCTTCCCCTGATTTCTACTTTCACCGGACTGCTGGCATAACCGGCGGTGGAGGTAACGATTACACCGGGTATTCTACCCTGCAAAGCCAGCAAGGGATTCATTAAGGGCTGTTGTTCCAGCTCTTTTGAACTGATCCTGGCAATGTTACCGGTACTGCTTCTGCGGTCTGTGGTTCCATAGGCCTGCACCATCACTTCATCCAGAAAAGATACCGATGGCTCCATCATAATGGTCAGGTAAAAGCCGGTAGCTGTTTTCACCACGCTTATATTTTTAACAAAGGAGCTGGTATTGACCTCCATTTTTTCAAACTCACTCAGCCTCACCTGCAGGGAATCAAATCCAACAGAACTGAAGGTGATCACACTGTTCTCTTCCAGCTTTGGCAGATGAAACTCTCCCTTCGCATTAGAGCCGGCATTGATTCTTTTATTTTTCACCTTAAGCGTAACCCCACTCAGTGGTTCATTGGTCTTTTTATTGATGATATTTCCCTGCACGTCTATGCCGACAGCAAAAACTGCCGCCACACGGTCCATAAGCGTCGGGGCTTTGGCCTTCAGTAAAACGGTTTTATTTTCAATCTTATAAGTAATCGGCTGGTCGCTGAAACACTTTTCCAGCACCTCCTCTATCGCTGCATTTTTTACAGAGATGGAAATCGGCTTGCTGGACCTGATCAGTCCTTCGCTAAAAAGGAAGTCGTAACCACTTTGCAGCCGGATGTCCTTCAATACCTGCTCCAACGCTGTATTTTTGGTATTCAGGGTAATGCGCTGCGCAAAACTGCTCGCACTTACCTGCATAATTGTAGCTATTAAAATGACGGTGGTGAATCGTATCATTAGCAAAATCTTATTCGCATACTTTTTGAGTACGGGTTGGTTCGTATAGGTTTTATACATTTCATCTGGTTTGCGACAAATTCTTAGCGGTTGATGAAACCATAGCATTGCTTTAACTCACAATATTTGCTAAGTTTGTTTGTCTGGTTTAGTTGATAGGATCTCAAAATTTTTGTTAACGTATTCCGGCATCGGTCAGGAGTGTATCGAGCACTTCTGGCCTCTTTTTTTAAGGATTACGTCGCTTAAATAGTATCTATTTTTTAACGATCACCCTCCTTCCCTCAATCTTAAAATGTACATTTCCAGTATAATCCAGCATATTTAGTAATTCAGAGATGTTTTTGTCCCTGGAAATCTCTCCCTTAAATTTGAATTCAGGATCCGGCTGTGTTTCATAAACCACCTCTACATCGTACCACCTGGAAACCTTGGTCATGATGGACCTTAAGTTTTCATTGAATTTGAAATACCCGTTTTTCCAGGCGAGGACATCTTCCAGGTCTACATCATGAATCAGTTTCATATTGCCCGGAGATACCTGGGATTGCTCACCCGGTTTCAGAATCAGGAATTCGGCAGCAGTTTTAGCCGCCTTAATTCCGACAGCATTGACTCCCGCAACATTGCTTCCATTGGAAGAAACTTTGACACTTCCGGATAACAAGGTAGTTTTAACGGTTTTTTCATCATCGTAAGACATGATGTTAAAATGGGTTCCCAAAACTTCCACAGTCTGTCCTTTTGCAATGACCCGGAACGGCGATTTTTTATTGTGGCTGATTTCAAAATACGCTTCCCCTTTTAATTCTACTTTTCTTTCTTTCGTGGCAAAAGAGACCGGATATTTTAAGCTGGAAGAAGCATTTAAAAAGACTTTCGAACCATCCGGCAAAATCACCTGCCACTGTCCGCCGCGAGGCGCTTCAATGGTATTGTATTCAGCGGTGTTTTTTCCGGAAGAATTTGGCGCAGCCTGATAAATCAATTGTCCGTTTGCAGTTTTGCTGATGGTCACCCCGGCTTGTTGTGCCAGCTCTCCGTTAAGCGCATCGGTTAAACTGATCTTTTGTCCGTTGGCTAAAGTCAGCACCGCTTTATTTTTACCAGGATTAATGTCGTTTTCTACGATCTGAGGTCCGTTAACATCTTTATAATTGCTATAGAAGAATACAGCGGTGATCGCGATGATGAATACCGCAGCTGCAGCAACGATTCTAAATCTTAACCTTGATCTTCTTGCAGGAGCAATGTCTAAACGGCGTTCCAGCACAGGCCGATCAATTTGCTGATCAATATTTAGCCACATCTGTCGTTTTACATCCAGATAGTCAACATCCTCAGGCTCCCGTTGCCGAAGCTCAGATTGCTTCACAAACCAGTTTTCGACAAGACGTATTTCTTCTTTTGAGGCACTGCCCTCATTATACTTCCTGATCAATTCTATTACCTGTTCCCTATTCATCTGCATTTATCAGTTTATTCCTGATTTATAAGTAATAGCGATGAAAGGCCCTCAGGGCGTAGATGGAAATCATAAAAATTTGAAAATAAATGTAATTAACTGATTTTCAGAAAGAAATATTTTAATTTCTTTTGGAAAGTTCAATGATAATCAGTCCGAAGGGTGCATAAAGAGCTAGTTTTGAACGAAGAATTTTCAGGGCATTGTTCACTTGTTTTTTCACCGTCTGGTCTGAAAGCCCAAGTTTATCAGCAATTTCAGCATGAGAAAGATTGTCCTTACGGCTCATTTCAAATATGAGTTTCATTTTAGGCGGTAAATTGTCAATCTCCCGCTGTATAATGATATTCAACTCGCGTTCATCAATATCCTGTATCGTTTCCAGGCTGATTTCTGAAGCATATTTTGCTAAGGAAGCGATGTGGTCATTTTTGAGCTTGTTGCGTTGTATGAATTTCAATACGCGGTTTCTGGCGCCTATATATAAGTAGCCGGCAAGGTTATTGTCTTCCTGAATGAGTTCCGGTTTATCCCAAAGGGCGACAAATAAATCCTGCACCAGGTCTTTAGATGGCTCTTCGTCCCTTAACATCTGATTTACTTTATAAAACATCAGCACTGCATACCTATTATAGATCTCTGCAAAAGCCTCATGATTCCTGTCTTTTACAAGACGGACCAATTCAGAATCCGTAAATTCAGAATACATTTTCATTATAATCAGTAATCAATGCCCCCCAGCAATTTAAAAGAAATAAAAAAAGATTTGATCATTAGGAGACGTGTGGTTACCTGTTAGATAACAACATCTTAATCGCCCCTTAACAAACGTACATAAATATTTTTTACAATCACAGCTGAATTTGTCGCCCCTGATTTACCAGTGCATTGCATTTTCCACTTCTTCCTTTCTTTCTGAAAAAGCAAATTAGCGCAGCAGCTGAAAACTTATTGGCGATGGCAGTTGTTTTATAGCCGTTATTATTTATGAACCTTTAAATCACCTCTGGTTATGATACTCCAATATCTGTCAGCTGAATTCGAAAATGAAGTAAATAACACGCGGAAATTGTTACAGGCCGTTCCGGAAAAAGACCTTGCTTATAAGCCTTCGGATATTTCCTGGACGATGGGCGAACTTGCCCAACACATTGCTACCATTTATTACTGGTACGTCGGCACACTGACTGAAGATGTTTATGATATAGTGGCTGATCAGCTTGAACGGGGCGATACCAATGACATCCAAGCAACCCTTTCGCTTTTTGAACGTAATGTTGAAAAAGCCAGGACGGCCTTAGCGTCGCTGACTGAGCA comes from the Pedobacter sp. FW305-3-2-15-E-R2A2 genome and includes:
- a CDS encoding DUF4350 domain-containing protein, coding for MKKIIQIARLELSLLFYSPIAWLLIMILFLKMSFDLIPAIDEIQHIQQYVPAFSFLTDKLFTTSLRLGNLPLGIFFGILSSLFLYTPLVTMGIISRETSSGSIKLLYSSPVKLSQIVYGKFLAMLLYNLVIIALMCLFLLIGFACIDNFDFPHPLVALLVAYLLLNTYAAIGIFMSSLTTYQVVAAICTFAVLAFMNYIGNFGQGLDFVRDLTYSLSMPSRAERMVAGLLNSRDVIYYFVVTGIFLGFTIAKLQLARVSRPFIYHAGRYLLVLSIGLGVAYLSSRQPVIGYYDATFTKANTIVKATQEVLKKMGDEPLEVTAYINGLHGSYSFGAPVGRIPATARWEPYLRFKSNLNLKWVYYYDYRDPQFYVMNQGKSLKNLFAEQAKAADVDTAGFLSPEQIRKEVDLRGENDRLVFQLKYKGKTTFLRTFDDASFWPDEPEIAAALKRLIVTPPKVVFATDGYQRSVDKAGDRDYKMLVNNKFSRNSMINMGFDIDSVSLENEQIPAGISALVIGDPRVQLSPSALAKLQKYVAEGGNLMIAGEPGKQAIVNPLLDSLGVKMRSGTLVQKSSDFSYGLVTPTLAAAAVVMSPALEKAYKEKSKISMPGAAALSYDSKGPFAIQPLLMTNEKTAWIKKGQFVLDSAALVFDAKMGDERGAFPSSLMLSRKLKNKEQRIVVTGDADFFSNKELARSNIEVMNGSFAISVFGWFADGVFPVDMTRPPSRDNKLLLTKAGVSTLEILYYGLIPGTIFLLGMVLLIRRKRK
- a CDS encoding ABC transporter ATP-binding protein, whose protein sequence is MEPIVRISGLSHRYSTSWAIRDINIEIPRSGIVGLLGSNGAGKSTTMNILCGVLSQTAGEVIINGIDLSKEPERAKQEIGFLPQTPPLYMDLTVDEYLRHCGILRSIDTKQLKSAMEEVKERCGLTHINKRLIKNLSGGYKQRVGIAQAIIHHPKLVVFDEPTNGLDPNQIIEVRGLIKDIAAERAVILSTHVLTEVQYLCKQIVMIESGRIVFSDTMEAFDNYVAPHSMVVLMENAPAEDRLMAIEGITRVEYLTEKQLRLYFNGDRSISETLVLESAKQGWRLRELSMEKSSLDETFAQLSRISS
- a CDS encoding RagB/SusD family nutrient uptake outer membrane protein, with amino-acid sequence MMMKRNLNRYSFMVVCILMFSSCKDLIDIPDPINTTTTDKVFDNDNQANSAMAGAYSQLINEQVLNFGNGATTTLCSQSADELNVSGVNINAVYANKLISSEQATSNIWTTAYKNIYNANAVIEGIAASTSLKLHKEVRIKLTAEAKFMRAYTYFYLVNFFGDVPLVLTDDFNKTVKMSRTPKAEVYAQVLKDLQDAKSDLAADFSGSKTGERIRPNKWAATAMLARVYLFMGDYTNAVAAATEVIDQSGLFKLKGDLNEVFLKNNEEAIWQMQHSNLTLVRGNATPEGYVIKPYLSDIVNEYFGVRLADDLIQKFENNDKRKSSWLMPVTKAGEINYFVYKYKIGIGNSSIGGPVTEYYTMLRLAEQYLIRAEALTLGSQQLDLAVADLNVIRRRAGIDELPAGLSKETVIAAIEKERRTEFFSEWGHRWLDLKRTGRAHDVLSVIPVKQPWAGDYQLLYPIPLTEIRTNNKLIQNPGY
- a CDS encoding SusC/RagA family TonB-linked outer membrane protein; its protein translation is MIRFTTVILIATIMQVSASSFAQRITLNTKNTALEQVLKDIRLQSGYDFLFSEGLIRSSKPISISVKNAAIEEVLEKCFSDQPITYKIENKTVLLKAKAPTLMDRVAAVFAVGIDVQGNIINKKTNEPLSGVTLKVKNKRINAGSNAKGEFHLPKLEENSVITFSSVGFDSLQVRLSEFEKMEVNTSSFVKNISVVKTATGFYLTIMMEPSVSFLDEVMVQAYGTTDRRSSTGNIARISSKELEQQPLMNPLLALQGRIPGVIVTSTAGYASSPVKVEIRGRKTINSAFVSEPLYVIDGVPQNTLDLGGTSNYQTGSPGVVQDGFSPTGGQSPMFGINSKDIESIEILKDGDATAIYGSRAANGVILITTKKGKPGATKFSAALEQGFSAITRHWEVLNTAEYLQLRKEAFKNDNLIPNLENAPDLVLWDQNKYTDWQKVLLGNIGKQSNVSLSLSGGDVQTQFRLSGNYVKQTEILTSKGSNQVAGLAFNMGHKTTDRKFQVNFGVIYSYTTVNTTTIPAAVNLAPNAPDIYGPDGLLNFAPWRGPDGSSKFPFGGLEGPYYSDTHTFTGNLNLSYEILKDLNFSTRFGYGYTNNATKYFSYIYAQDPITNPTGSNRFGSTNNLNVVVEPQLNYKLKISEGNLELLLAGSLQKNVTKANSLTGFGYDSDDFIESINLAPQIFNPTGEVGYHKLAAVFGRINYNWKSKYIVNMNWRRDGSSRFGPGNRYGDFGSVAGAWILTEEAPIKKALPSFISFLKLRGSYALTGGDAVGDYKYLAQWAKNKPYSDPLPDYDGTAPLISLLAVNPNYKWQVNKKLETAIQIGFLDNRINAQFAIYRERCGNQLTDFPTPVYTGFPTVMANWPAVVDNKGWDITINADVMNTDKFNWTVSLFGSRNKNILVSYPDLAHSPYVNTHQVGKSINTQYLFHYLGVDPLTGFYKMEDYNGDGVVGQNSGRAGGGDQYIALDLSPRFTGGLTNVLTYKGLSLSTSFNYNNFIGADPNFSSDVYPGAPGNLPKNVIGNYWKAPGDHALYPKPTTKFNDGTQLFFNSDGRYRTVSYLRLSNAALSYELDQKWAKKLGAGSLRVYVNAQNVFVISNVKGLDPDIQQFGALPPAKIYLCGLSVNF
- a CDS encoding FecR domain-containing protein, which produces MNREQVIELIRKYNEGSASKEEIRLVENWFVKQSELRQREPEDVDYLDVKRQMWLNIDQQIDRPVLERRLDIAPARRSRLRFRIVAAAAVFIIAITAVFFYSNYKDVNGPQIVENDINPGKNKAVLTLANGQKISLTDALNGELAQQAGVTISKTANGQLIYQAAPNSSGKNTAEYNTIEAPRGGQWQVILPDGSKVFLNASSSLKYPVSFATKERKVELKGEAYFEISHNKKSPFRVIAKGQTVEVLGTHFNIMSYDDEKTVKTTLLSGSVKVSSNGSNVAGVNAVGIKAAKTAAEFLILKPGEQSQVSPGNMKLIHDVDLEDVLAWKNGYFKFNENLRSIMTKVSRWYDVEVVYETQPDPEFKFKGEISRDKNISELLNMLDYTGNVHFKIEGRRVIVKK
- a CDS encoding RNA polymerase sigma-70 factor, which gives rise to MKMYSEFTDSELVRLVKDRNHEAFAEIYNRYAVLMFYKVNQMLRDEEPSKDLVQDLFVALWDKPELIQEDNNLAGYLYIGARNRVLKFIQRNKLKNDHIASLAKYASEISLETIQDIDERELNIIIQREIDNLPPKMKLIFEMSRKDNLSHAEIADKLGLSDQTVKKQVNNALKILRSKLALYAPFGLIIIELSKRN
- a CDS encoding DinB family protein, encoding MILQYLSAEFENEVNNTRKLLQAVPEKDLAYKPSDISWTMGELAQHIATIYYWYVGTLTEDVYDIVADQLERGDTNDIQATLSLFERNVEKARTALASLTEQKLQDNWTMKAGEQILLGPMPRGTVTRGFLFNHIYHHRGELIVYLRATGNKVPGLYGPTYEESQK